The Erigeron canadensis isolate Cc75 chromosome 4, C_canadensis_v1, whole genome shotgun sequence genome window below encodes:
- the LOC122597346 gene encoding B3 domain-containing protein At3g25182-like — protein MGRTKPPRLDGESEDDYYMRLIQKLANEKLALFARYQMEQQQEEEERKEVATNLLSLKKSKKSSLKRKQRDFDEDDVIDIKIKNKKKKKVGVTTTNKAEQRPVVVNKVTEGVKEFIKNKMKGSDLKLLIQKTLYASDLNPGQNRLNMPANQLETNANDFLTADEMRKLTDKDKKSGLEVDKDKKSGVEVGILGPNLRMYDRMLELKIWDMPCTKNYVLISNWYNFVKEHYNFLKKGTLIQVWAFRLNEQLCLALVCPDHEDDNVAFEENLHDGENDDVAVAASASEV, from the coding sequence ATGGGAAGAACTAAACCACCTCGTCTCGATGGCGAAAGCGAAGACGATTACTACATGAGATTAATTCAAAAACTCGCAAACGAAAAGTTGGCGTTATTCGCTCGTTACCAGATGGAACAAcagcaagaagaagaagaacgtAAAGAAGTAGCAACAAACTTGCTGTCATTAAAAAAGTCGAAAAAAAGTTCGTTGAAACGTAAACAGCGTGATTTCGACGAAGATGACGTCATTGATATCAAgatcaagaacaagaaaaagaagaaggtaGGGGTTACGACGACGAATAAGGCGGAGCAAAGGCCGGTGGTGGTAAATAAAGTAACGGAGGGGGTAAAAGAGTTCATCAAGAATAAGATGAAGGGTTCGGATTtaaagttgttgatacaaaaaACGTTATATGCAAGTGATTTAAATCCTGGTCAGAATAGACTAAACATGCCAGCTAATCAATTAGAGACGAATGCGAACGATTTTTTGACAGCGGATGAGATGCGGAAACTTACAGACAAGGATAAAAAATCGGGCCTTGAAGTTGACAAGGATAAAAAATCGGGCGTTGAAGTTGGAATTTTGGGTCCAAATTTGAGAATGTATGACAGGATGTTGGAGTTGAAGATTTGGGATATGCCGTGCACGAAAAACTATGTGTTGATAAGCAATTGGTACAACTTCGTGAAAGAACATTACAATTTTTTGAAGAAAGGTACATTGATTCAAGTGTGGGCGTTTCGTTTAAACGAGCAGTTGTGTTTGGCACTTGTGTGTCCTGATCATGAGGATGATAATGTTGCGTTTGAGGAGAATTTACATGATGGTGAAAACGACGACGTCGCTGTTGCTGCTAGTGCTAGTGAAGTTTAG